CATCTGAAGGAGTGAATGTCATTCGTGATGTTCCCAATCTCTCAGATGTACGGACGATTAATGAAGTGCTTAAAAGTTTAAACGCAAAAATCACGCATGATCCAGAAAAAGGGGAAGTCATCGTAGATTCACGTGGAAGACTAGCTGATGAAGCACAATTTGAATTTGTACGTAAAATGCGCGCATCCATTTTAGTAATGGGACCGTTACTGGCGCGTAACGGATTCGCACGTATTGCATTGCCAGGCGGCTGTGCAATCGGTTCAAGACCCATTGACCAACATTTGAAAGGCTTCGAAGCAATGGGAGCAGAAATTTCATTTGGACATGGTCATGTTGAAGCAAAAGTAGACGGACGATTAAAAGGCGCGAAGATCTACTTGGATTTCCCAAGCGTAGGTGCAACAGAAAATATTATGACGGCTGCTGCTCTCGCGGAAGGTACAACGATCATCGAGAACGCTGCCAAAGAACCTGAAATTGTCGACTTGTCGAATTTCATCAATGAAATGGGCGGTAAAGTCGTAGGTGCAGGTACGGATACTATTCGTATCGAAGGTGTACAGACAATGTATGCATCGGTTCATCACATTATTCCGGATCGTATCGAAGCAGGAACATTCATGGTAGCTGCAGCAATTACAGGTGGAGACGTTACCATCGACAATGCAGTACCTGAACATTCTACAGCTTTAATTTCCAAATTAACGGAAATGGGCGTAGACATTACTCCGTTGGATGAAGGGATTCGCGTTACAGCGAAGCATCCACTAAAGGCAGTTGACTTGAAGACGATGCCGCATCCAGGTTTCCCGACAGATATGCAATCACAAATGATGGCATTGATGTTAACAGCTACCGGTATCGGTGTGTTAACGGAAACCGTATTTGAAAATCGTTTTATGCACGTTGAAGAATTCCGCCGTATGAACGCGGATGTGAAGATCGAAGGGCGTTCTGTTATTGTTTCAGGGCCTTCAAAACTCCAAGGTGCGGAAGTCGCAGCCACAGACTTGCGTGCCGCTGCATCACTCATCCTAGCCGGACTCGTAGCAGAAGGCGTTACACGTGTGACTGAATTGATTCACTTAGATCGCGGTTATGTGAACTTTGATAAAAAGCTCAAAGCCCTAGGCGCAGACATAACACGTGTTTCAACTGAACAAGAAGTTTCAGAATCTCAACTAGTATAATGAACGACGCCATGGACAGTCCGCTGTTCATGGTTTTTTCATGGATTCCAATGAATACGAAATCTCCGCTTAACATATAGTCTAGTATGTACAAAAAACTACTCCTTTTATTCATCATTCTCACATTATTTTTTATTCCTATTCTTGTAAGACAAGCGCCAGAATTTAAACTGGTAGACCAACGAGAGGAGAAGTATTGCGATGCCATGATCACGGTCATAGGTGTGGACGAGCCGATTCCGCTAGAAGAGTATGTCGTCGGAGTGGTAGCAGGTGAGATGCCGGCTGATTTTCATCCCGAAGCATTGAAAGCGCAAGTGATTGCTGCCCGCACATATGCCGCAAGAAACACAGACAAAGGGGCCAAGCCGATCGCTAAAGATGTCTCTGCTCAAGTGTATCGCACAGAATCTGAACGTAAAGAGCGTTGGGGCAAGGCGTTCAACGACAATGAAAAGAAAGTGCGCAAAGCGGCGGAAGAGACGAAAGGTCAAATCATTGTGTACGGGGAAGAAATCATATCCGCCATGTTTTTCTCTACATCCAATGGAAAAACTGAAGCTGCACAAAACTTTAGCGGCAATCCAGTCGAGTATTTACAGAGCGTGGAAAGTCCAGGCGAAGAAGATGTAGCCCCTACCGTAGAGCGCAAGCAAGAGCTAACATTGACTGAATGGAATCGTAAACTCGGTTTCAACTGGGATGCCAATCAATTTCGTGAACTGAAGCTCGTTCGCAATCAAACCGGACGTGTCCAGAAAATCATCTCTGGACAATATGAAACAAGTGGGCGACAAATTCGTGAAAAGCTTCATTTGGCCTCTACCGATTTCAATATTGCGTATGATGTTAACAATCAAATCGTCCATATTACGACCGTTGGTTATGGCCATGGAGTCGGGATGAGTCAATACGGTGCGGAGGCTTTTGCGCAAAAAGGATGGACCGCAGATCAAATTGTGTCTCACTATTATACAGGCACAAAAATCCAGCAAATAAATTTACCTGAAGATCGATGTTTAAAATCCTCTTAACTTGCAAAGAATGCAAGTGAGGTGATGAACATGCGAGAAGAAAAACCAAAGGCCCCTTCTCAGGAGAACAAGAAAACGAAGAACGGCTGGTTCTGGCCTGCCATTTATACGAGCGTAGCGCTTTTATTCATCGGCATGGTATGGGGATACACCGCATTGACGACGGAAGAATCAGCACCGTCTGAAGTGGCAAAAGTAGAGCAGCCAAAAGAAAACGCCACGGTAGAAACAAACGCAGCAAAGGAAACACTGAAGTATCCATTCGATGAAGCAAAAGTAGATCAAGTCGCCATCTTACAAGAATTTTATGATGCAGAAGCAGACGAAGCAGTGCGTGAGAAAGCACTACTCGTATTCAACCAGACGTACGTCACCAGCAAAGGACTTTCTCTATCGATGGATGGAGAACCATTCGAAGCTGTAGCGGCAATGAGTGGAACAGTCGAAGAAGTCATCGTGGATTCATTCAAAGGCACAGAAATTAGATTGAAACACGCGGACGGAAAGTCAACAGTCTACGGTTCATTGACAGGCGTACTTGTGAAAGAAGGCGACACAGTCGAACAAGGACAAGTGCTTGCCGAGACGACGCAGAATGAATGGAATCCTGAAGCAGGCGTCCACTTGCAATTCGAAATCCAGCAAGATGGAGTAGCCGTAAATCCACACGATTTCCTAGCATTTTAATACGAAGCACCCAAGCCATTCCAGCCCCCGGAATGGCTTTTTTCATATGTTGACACCTGTTCGCATACACTACATTAGTCAAAGGAGTGAATAGAGAAAGGAAGAGGGCGTGCACGAGCAAATTAGAAAACGCTGCGTACGACTGGGCAAGCTACTGATCGAGACCAACTTGACAGTGCGCGCGCTAGCCAATGCGACCGGCTACTCCAAAAGCACGGTCCACAAAGACTTGACCGAACGACTACCAAATGTAGATCCATGCTTGTCACGGGAAGTCGCAGAAATTCTGGCCTACCACAAATCCATCCGCCACCTACGCGGAGGAGAAGCCACCCGCCAAAAATGGAAAAATGAAACCGAAGCTCAAAAAGCAGATGCCTAACCCCACTGAAAATGAAGCAATAAAGTACTGTACCCATACAAGCAGCCTGAACATGTGAAAAGCTATCCAGAGGAATGTATCTGGATAGCTTTTGTGTGATTGTGTGATGGGGGATCGTTGGATTGGGTTGGGTTGAGTTAGGTTGGGGTTGGGCGGAGCTGGGCTGGGGCCGGACCCGGGCCGCTCAATGCTGAGTGCTATCCGCTCAATGTCATTCCGCAAGCGCTCAATGCGTTGGCTTATCCGCTCAATGTCCTGCGCTATCCGCTCTATACAACTTCGCGAGCGCTCAATGTGTCGGCTCAAGCGCTCAATCGTCCGCGCTATCATGCTCAAAGTCTGTCCGTAAGTGCTCAATGTGTTGGCTTACCCGCTCAATGTCCTGTGCTATCCGCTCTATACAACCCCGCAAACGCTCTATGTATTGTCTGAAGTGATCAATCGCCCGGGTCATCCGCTCAATCCTCGTGCGCGAGTGCTCAATGTTTCGCTTTAAGCGCTCAATCGTTCGCGCTATCATGCTCTAAGCCTGTCCGCGCGTGCTTAGTGTATTGTCTAAAAGACTGTATTGCTCGCGCCATCTCGCTCTATGTCTGTCCGTAAGCGCTCAATGTGTTGGCTTGCTCGCTCAATGTCCTGCGCTATCCGCTCTATACAACTTCGCGAGTGCTCTATGTATTGTCTGAAGCGCTCAATCGCCCGGGTCATCCGCTCAATCCTCGTGCGCCAGTGCTCAATGTTTCGCTTTAAGCGCTCAATCGTTCGCGCTATCATACTCTAAGTCTATCCGCGAGTGCTTAGTGTGTTGTCCAAAACACTGTATTGCCCGCGCCATCTTGCTCAATGCCCGTCCGTCAGCGCTCAATGTGCTGGCTTACCCGCTCTATACAACTTCGCTAGCGCTCTATGTATCGTCTCAATCGCTCAATCGCCGGGGCTATCCGCTCAATCCTCGTGCGCAAGCGCTCAATGTGCAAGCTTAACCGCTCTAACCCACCACCCTCACCCCCAAAAACATGTATAATAGACACCAATCAACGCCAACAGGAGGAATGAATCATGACGAAAAAGTATATCCTAGCGCTCGATCAAGGTACGACGAGCTCACGTGCGATCCTATTTGATAAAAAAGGTGACATCTTCCATACCGCGCAACAGGAATTTACGCAGTATTTTCCGAAGCCTGGCTGGGTGGAGCATAATGCGGATGAAATTTGGAGCTCGGTTCTGTCTGTCATCGCGGCTGTCATTTCTGAAAAAAATATTGCCGCCACGCAAATTGAGGGGATTGGCATCACCAATCAACGTGAAACGACGGTCGTGTGGGATAAGCATACTGGCAACCCAGTTTACCATGCGATCGTTTGGCAATCCCGCCAGACAGCTGACGTGTGTGAAGAATTAAAAGCGGCAGGGCACGATGATGTATTCCGCACTAAAACGGGCTTGCTAATTGATTCGTATTTCTCAGGAACGAAAGTGAAATGGATTTTGGACAATGTAGAAGGCGCGCGTGAAAAAGCTGACAACGGAGACTTGCTATTTGGCACAATCGATACGTGGATTATTTGGAAATTGTCAGGCGGTGCAGCACATGTTACCGACTACTCGAATGCCTCGCGCACGCTCATGTACAATATTCACGACTTGGAGTGGGATGAAGAGTTACTCAACATATTAAATGTTCCTAAAACAATGTTGCCGACTGTCTGCCAATCTTCCGAAATTTACACACACACGGATACTAGACACTTCTTCGGTCACAATGCACCAATCGCGGGGATCGCTGGTGATCAGCAGGCGGCTTTATTTGGCCAGGCGTGCTTTGAAAGCGGGATGGTGAAAAACACGTACGGCACAGGTTGTTTCATGCTGATGAATACAGGGGAGAAAGCGGTGACGTCTGATAACGGGTTATTGACGACCATCGCGTGGGGAATTGATGGGAAAGTGGAATACGCACTTGAAGGCAGTATTTTCGTCGCGGGTTCTGCGATTCAATGGCTGCGTGACGGACTGCGTATGTTCCGTAGCGCGTCTGAAAGTGAAAGTTATGCGAAGCGCGTCCAATCGACGGATGGTGTCTACGTCGTACCGGCATTCGTCGGGCTCGGCACACCGTACTGGGACAGCGACGTCAAAGGCGCGGTATTCGGCTTGACTCGCGGTACAACAAAAGAACATTTCGTGCGCGCTACTATCGAATCACTCGCTTACCAAACGAAAGACGTTCTCGACGCAATGGAAGCGGACTCGGGGATTTCATTGAAAACGTTACGGGTTGATGGGGGCGTGGTGGACAATGACTTCCTGATGCAATTTCAGGCAGATTTGCTTAACGTGCCAGTCGAGCGTTCGACGATCAATGAAACGACGGCTCTCGGTGCGGCGTATCTTGCAGGTCTGGCGGTAGGATTTTGGAAGGACCGCAATGAAATCGCAGACTACTGGCGTCTCGATCGACCTTTTGAGCCGAATATGGAAGAGGCGGTACGCGAAGATCTCTACAAAGGGTGGCAAAAAGCTATTCACGCAACGATTGCCTTTAAATAATTCATTAGCCGCCGCTAACTTGCTGGCGGCTTTTAGTTTTGCCGACCACTATCGAAAAATGCCAAATAAAGTAGAAATATGATATAATGAACAGCTAAGAGTGTAATCAGACAGAACGTATGAGGAAGGAGTCGTGGTCACGATGTTTTCAAAAGATATTGGAATAGACCTAGGTACCGCCAATGTATTGATATATGTGAAAGACAACGGTCTCGTCATCAATGAGCCGGCTGTCATGGCGATCGATAAGCGTACGGACGAGCCTGTGGCGTTTGGTGAAGAGGCGTATCACATGATGGGTCGTTCACCAGAACATATCCAGATCGTACGTCCAATGAAAGCTGGGAACATTGCGGAGTTTGAGATGACCCGCGTGTTGATCAGACACTTCCTCGAAAAAGCGCTAGGAAAAAGCCTGCGTCTCAAACCCCATATTACGGTATGCTGTAAAGCGGATACGACGCGAGTGGAAAAAAACGTGATCCGACAAGTGCTGATGGGGGCGGGAGCCAAACAAGTCGTTATAGAAGAAGAATCAAAAGTAGCGGCACTTGGTGCAGGTATTGATATATCCAAGCCTTCAGGCAATATGATAGTCGATCTCGGTGCGGGCACGACAGATGCATCCGTGCTGTCGATGGGGGAAATCGTATCGTTTACGAAAACGAATATTGGCGGCCTTCATTTCGATCAATGTATCATCCAACATATACGAAAAAAACATAATGTTTATATAGGTGAAAAAACGGCAGAACAAGTGAAAAAAGGCATTGGTGTCGTGTTGATGAGTGGAGAAAAACCGAACACGATGAATGTGCATGGTAGCGACCTGGCAACAGGCATTCCGAAAACGATTGAAGTCACAGCGGAAGAGATTCGTCAGGCATTGCAACTACCGATTAGTAAAATCATAGAGACAACTAGAGACGCGCTGGAAGACACACCGCCTGAGCTCGCTGCGGATATCGCACAGCGGGGCATCATTTTAATCGGCGGTGGCGCATGGCTACCGGGAATAGATACCTTATTATCCGAACACCTCAACGTTCCGGTTTTCATTGCGGAAAATCCACTTACTTGTATGGCGGAAGGCGCTGGACTGCTACTAGACTCGGATGGTAAAACTTCAACACGCATAATTTGACCTGCCATGCAAGCTGCAAGTAGTGTATACTAAAAACATCGATTTATCTGACATGACGATGCAAAGGAGTGAAATGAAATGTTTCGTGGTTTTTACACAGTAGGATCAGGCATGATCGCACAGCAACGCCGTACGGAAATGCTGTCAAACAATATCGCGAACGCCAACACGCCAGGCTATAAGGCGGAGCAGTCGACGATTCGTGCATTTCCTGACATGTTGATGTCCCGCTTGGATTCAACGCGCGTACCGACGGAAAAAGGCTTGAACTTTAGAAATCTTTCCGAAGTCGGTGAACTTTCGACGGGCGTTTATATGCAAGAAACCTTGCCGTTATTCGCACAAGGACAGTTGCGTGAAACGGAACAGAAGACCGACATCGCGTTATTTGATGGACCGATGGAAGTCAATGAAGAGACAGGCGTTGCAGGAACCGTGTTTTTCACGCTAGAAGGTGAGAATGGCGGTCAATACTATACACGAAACGGTAATTTCGCTGTCAACGCAGAAGGATACTTGACCAATCCATCCGGCTTATATGTCCTAGACGATGCAGGCAATCGGATCGAACTGACAAGTGATGATATTCGCGTGACGGATTCAGGAGCGATCTTCGCCGGGGAAACAGAAGTCGCGACGCTAGGTATTGCCTACTCTGACGCACCGGATACAATGTCCAAGCAAGACAACGGACTCTTCACGACGATCGACGGCAATGCGTTACCTACAGGCGGCACCTACTCGATGCAACAAGGCTATCTCGAAGATTCCAACGTCGATGCCGCGCGCTCGATGACGGATATGCTGACAGCCTATCGTGCATTTGAAGCCAATCAAAAAATCCTACAAGCTTATGATCGCAGTATGGAAAAAGCGGTCAATGAAGTAGGTCGGGTCAATTAATGACTACATATAGAAGCATGCGAAAAGGAAGTGACCTTTGATGATCCGCACGATGACTACAGCGACCAACACGATGAACCAGTTGCAGCAACGTCTCGACTTGATCGGCAACAACTTATCGAACGTCGGTACGCATGGATATAAATCCTCGGCAGCTACATTCCAAGAACTTTTATTCCAGCAAATGAATAATGACAAAGCCGACCAAGCCGAGCGCAGTTCAGATTTTGGCATCCGTATGGGGACAGGCGCACATCTCGGTAGCTTGCAAATGAACTGGAAAGTGGGCTCTGTTCAAATAACGGACCGCCAGCTAGACTTTGCGCTAACAGAACCGAAACAACATTTTAATTTGATCCAGCCAACGGACGGTGGAGAAGAAATCATTTATTCACGTAAAGGGAATTTCTACTTATCCCCAACTGCAAACGGGGACAATGCGCTAGTCAATGAAGAAGGACTCGCAGTGGCGGATAGCGCAGGTCGTCCAATCGTCTTTTCCGGACAGGCAACCGACTATCAAATTCGTCCGAACGGTGTATTGCAAGTGACGACACCGCAAGGCACACAGGAATTTAATCTCGGTGTCACCGTCTTAGAAAAACCTGATTCCATGGTTCAACTTTCCGCAACCAACTTTGGTTTGCCGACAGACCTAGCAGCGCTCGGACTGACAGCAAATGACGTATTGACTGAAATGACAGGCGCTGGACGAAGTCAGATTGGCTTGCAAAATCAAGCGCTCGAAACTTCCAACGTAGAGTATGAAAAAGAAATGGCGGATTTGATTTCGACGCAACGTGCCTATCAATTCAATGCGCGTTCCGTAACCATGGCGGACCAGATGATGGGCTTAATTAATGGCATTCGCTAACGCGTGCAATAGGAGTATTTACTATGACAGATAAAAATAAAAACTTCAAAAAAATAACAGAACCACTATCACCCGTGCAACCATTCGAACCATTGAAGACTCCCGAACCGGCAGAAATGGAAGAACCGATCGAACTGACAGAGACAGATCCTGTCGTACCCGCTGAAATGGACGAAGTGGCAGTTGCGGTCGCAGAGCCACTCACAGCAGACGAAGAAGTTCAAGAAGACATTGAGTCGACAACGGAGATAGAAGCGCCTGAAACTGCTCCTGATGCTCCAGAAGAGGCAATAGAAGAAACACCACTAGTCGAAACAGAACCTGTCAAAAAATTGCCTGCGCCAGAAGAGTCCAACACGACATTCTGGTCAAAGATCAAATCAAAATGGCCACGCAGAGAGCGCGCTGAAAAAATCGCAAAACCCGTTAGTGAAATGCGCTGGGTCCAAGTCCGCATGATCCCGATCTGGTTGCGACTGCTGATTGTACTCGTATTGCTTGTCCTAGCAGCTATAGCAGGTACCATGGTTGGATTCAGTGTAATTGGTGACGGATCAGTAGGCGATGTCTTTAAAAAAGAGACATGGACGCATATTTTTGATATCATGAACGGTAAATAAGTACAGAAACATCTGATTACTTCAGAACCTCTGGAATAAAGGAGACATATTTCATGCTGAATGCTCAACAAATACAAGAAATTATCCCGCATCGCTATCCATTTTTGCTCGTCGATCGCATCGAAGAACTCGAAGAAGGTAAGCGTGCAGTCGGGTTAAAAAACGTTTCAATCAATGAAGACTTCTTCAACGGTCACTTCCCAGGCTATCCGGTCATGCCAGGCGTCCTCATCGTAGAAGCACTGGCCCAAGTCGGCGCTGTCGCTCTACTCAAAAAAGAAGAAAACAAAGGCCGTCTAGCATTTTTCGCAGGCATCGACAACTGCCGCTTCAAACGTCAAGTCACACCAGGCGACACCCTTCGTCTCGAAGTGGAAATTGTGCGCTTGCGTGGTTCAATCGGTAAAGGAAAAGCCATCGCAACCGTTGAAGGCGAAGTGGCATGCGAAGCAGATATTACGTTCGCACTCGGCCCCGTCCAAGAGCAATAACATCACGAAGCAGTACTAGAAAGTTGATATAATAATCATTGGAATGCCAAGCAAGGCATACAGTGGGAGGGTACATTACAGCATGTTAAAGAAGCTTTCTCCAAATATAAAGAGCAGCATCACTCGTTCGATTTCTCAATCATTTGAACAATATATGAGTGAAATCGGCTGGTCAGCGGAAGAATACAATATCGAACAATTTTATGCGAACTGGCGGGAATACATCACGACCAAAGCGCTTTGGTACGACAAGATACCAGACGACGTCAAAGTAGATCCCGAGTTCCACAAAGAATTGGCAGAGCGCGTGGAGGAAGTATTAATCCGCATACTCAATGATCCACCGACCGAAGAACAGATCGCACAAATTGAAATTTTACAACAAAATCTCGACACGCATTATGATTATGGCTGTAAAGCGGAAGCTGTATACGTTCAAAACATATTAGAAACTACATCAGCCTATCCGAATAATTAAAACGAATAGTTCTCTCCTTTTCGCACAAGCTACCGTTGAACATACCAATACGTATGGTTCACAGCTCGTAAAAAAGGAGGGAATTTTTTTATGATCAGAAAAGCTCTACCCGTAGTTTTCGCATCCGCACTCGTTCTGACCGCATGTAACACGAACGACGGCGCACTGCCGAACAACAACGAAACACCTATGCAAGACGTAGAACGTGACAATACGCCAAACGACAATCAGCGTATGGGTCCAAACCTCGACGGTCTTGACGACAACGATGACCGCGGCATCATGAACAACGACGGCGATGGGATCATGAACGGTGACGGTGAAGGCATCATGGAGGAAACGCGTGAAGGAATCGAAAAAACACGCGAAGAACTCCTTGATGACAACAACGAAAACCGTGGCGCACGCGACGACAACAACATGAACGGCAACATGAACGGTAGCGACTCTGCTCCTGACGGCGTTATACGCAATGACGATCGTAAAGAGTGATGATTCCCGCCATTATAAAAACGGCCCTGCATATTACATGCTAGGGTCGTTTTTGTGTGGGTTTTTTTGGGTGTGTATGCTCTATGTGGTGTGGTATCCGATCAAACTTCATTCGCGAGCGCTCTATGTGTCCTCCCGAGCGCTCTATCGCACGCGCTATTCGCTCAATGTCCTTTCGTATGCGCTCTATGTATCTTTGGAATCGCTCAATGCTAGTGTGTGAGCGCTCAAAGTGGCATCATATCCGCTCAAACTCCGCGAGCCGCTCAATCCATCCTCCCGAGCGCTCTATCGCACGCGCTATCCGCTCAATGTCCTTGCGCATACGCTCTATGTATCTTTGGAATCGCTCAATGCTGGTGTGTGAGCGCTCTATGAGGCATCGTATCCGCTCAAACTCCGCGAGCCGCTCAATCCATCCGCTCGAGCGCTCTATCGCACGCGCTATTCGCTCATTGTACTTTCGTATGCGCTCTATCAATCCTTGAACCCGCTCAATGCTAGCGTGTGAGCGCTCAAAGTGGCATCGTATCCGCTCAAACTCCGCGGGCCGCTCAATCCATCCGTCCGAGCGCTCTATCGCACGCGCCATCCGCTCAATGTCCTTGCGCATGCGCTCTATCAATCCTTGAACCCGCTCAATGCTAGCGTGTGAGCGCTCTAAGTGGCATCGTAACCGCTCAAACTCCGCGAGCCGCTCAATCCATCCTCCCGAGTGCTCTATTGCACGCGCTATTCGCTCAATGTCCTTCCATATGCGCTCTATGTATCCTTGGATCCGCTCAATGCTAGCGTGTGAGCGCTCTAAGTGGCATCGTATACGCTCAAACTCCGCGAGCCGCTCAATCCATCCGCCCGAGCGCTCTATCGCACGCGCCATCCGCTCAATGTCCTTGCGCATACGCTCTATGTATCCTTGGAATCGCTCAATGCTAGTGTGTGAGCGCTCAAAGTGGCATCATATCCGCTCAAACTCCGCGAGCCGCTCAATCCATCCTCCCGAGCGCTCTATCGCACGCGCCATCCGCTCAATGTCCTTCCGTATGCGCTCTATATGTCCTTGGAACTGCTCAATGCTAGTGTGTGAACGCTCTAAGTGCTATCGTATCCGCTCAAACTCCGCGAGCCGCTCAATCCATCCTCCCGAGCGCTCTATTGCACGCGCTATTCGCTCAATGTCCTTGCGCATGCGCTCTATGTATCCTTGAATCCGCTCAATGCTGGTGTGTGAGTGCTCAATGTGGCATCGTAACCGCTCAAACTCCGCGAGCCGCTCAATCCATCCTCCCGAGCGCTCTATCGCACGCGCTATCCGCTCAATGTACCTCCGTATGCGCTCAATGTGTCCTTGGATCCGCTCAATGCTGGTGTGTGAGCGCTCAATGTGGCATCGTATCCGCTCAAACTCCGCGAGCCGCTCAATCCATCCTCCCGAGCGCTCTATCGCACGCGCTATCCGCTCAATGTCTTTCCGTATACGCTCTATCAATCCTTGAATCCGCTCAATGCCAGCATACAAGCGCTCTATACAGTATTGTATCCGCTCAAACATCCCCAAGCGCTCAATCACCCCCGCCATCCGCTCAATCCCACCGCCCATCCATCCCAGAAACCCAAAAAACCAAAAAAAAGCCACCCAAAAAAGGGCAGCCCATCCATCACAACTTCGTCTTCTCATCAAGCTCCGTGTCACGCTTCAACTTCGGCCGATCCCACATAGCCGTTTGGAATTGCTCGAGCAGCGCATCGCCTTCCAAACCTTCATCCATCAACTCTTCCAGCAAATGCTCGGGATACTTCGATCGGACACGCTTCAACCGTCCTTTCATCAAAACGGAAATCCGGTCCCCGATCTGCCGCCAATTTTCCACCGCCACATCAAATGAAGCGGGCTCGTTGCCAGGATACGAAATGACGACGCGCACGGTCAGTAATGTCTCTTCGACTTTCCACTTTTCCATAATGTCCTTATGCTTGGCATCAATGAATAGCTCCAGCACCCACAAACGATGACTGTTCTCCTGGTTGATAATAATGCCGTCAAATAGCGGGAATGCAAGCACACCGCTCTCCTGAATTACTTCCACCGAAATCATTTTAAACGTCTTCAATTCCATCACCTCGGTACAATTTTCCCAAGTATAGCATAAAAATCTCAAAATACTCGAGAATTCAAAAATGCCGTGTAGCTCACCACGCAGAAACCGCATATTACCGCGAATGTCCAAAAACTCCTTCGAATGAAAATTTAAAAAACATACCGAAAATCATAGCAAAATTCAATTTTGCCACTTTGCCAACGAGAACCCATGTAGATTACTATAAGGGCAGCACAAAGAAAGGAGGAACCAACTCGTGAACCAATTGGCTTTAGTAGGGAACATCACCAAAGACCTCGTATTAAAAGAACACGCATCAGGACGTGTCAACACCACGTTCGTCCTCGCTATCAATCGCAGCTTCAAAAACGCAAACGGGGAAGTAGCAACCGACTTCGTGCTGTGCTCCGTCTGGGGACGATCCGCCGAAAACCTAGTCCGTCACTGTGGCAAAGGATCGCTCGTAGGCGTCAGTGGAAGCATTCAGACCCGGAACTACGAACGCGAAGATCGATCGAAAGTGTATGTCACGGAAGTCGTGTGCAATGAAATCCGCTTCTTGTCGAAATCAATTAAATCTCAACACGCAGAAATGAAAACACATTCGTCTACTGAGCCCAAACGTTTTGAAGAAGCGAA
This window of the Sporosarcina ureae genome carries:
- a CDS encoding flagellar hook-basal body protein, with translation MIRTMTTATNTMNQLQQRLDLIGNNLSNVGTHGYKSSAATFQELLFQQMNNDKADQAERSSDFGIRMGTGAHLGSLQMNWKVGSVQITDRQLDFALTEPKQHFNLIQPTDGGEEIIYSRKGNFYLSPTANGDNALVNEEGLAVADSAGRPIVFSGQATDYQIRPNGVLQVTTPQGTQEFNLGVTVLEKPDSMVQLSATNFGLPTDLAALGLTANDVLTEMTGAGRSQIGLQNQALETSNVEYEKEMADLISTQRAYQFNARSVTMADQMMGLINGIR
- a CDS encoding DNA-directed RNA polymerase subunit beta; this encodes MTDKNKNFKKITEPLSPVQPFEPLKTPEPAEMEEPIELTETDPVVPAEMDEVAVAVAEPLTADEEVQEDIESTTEIEAPETAPDAPEEAIEETPLVETEPVKKLPAPEESNTTFWSKIKSKWPRRERAEKIAKPVSEMRWVQVRMIPIWLRLLIVLVLLVLAAIAGTMVGFSVIGDGSVGDVFKKETWTHIFDIMNGK
- the fabZ gene encoding 3-hydroxyacyl-ACP dehydratase FabZ is translated as MLNAQQIQEIIPHRYPFLLVDRIEELEEGKRAVGLKNVSINEDFFNGHFPGYPVMPGVLIVEALAQVGAVALLKKEENKGRLAFFAGIDNCRFKRQVTPGDTLRLEVEIVRLRGSIGKGKAIATVEGEVACEADITFALGPVQEQ
- a CDS encoding YwpF family protein, whose protein sequence is MKTFKMISVEVIQESGVLAFPLFDGIIINQENSHRLWVLELFIDAKHKDIMEKWKVEETLLTVRVVISYPGNEPASFDVAVENWRQIGDRISVLMKGRLKRVRSKYPEHLLEELMDEGLEGDALLEQFQTAMWDRPKLKRDTELDEKTKL
- a CDS encoding single-stranded DNA-binding protein — translated: MNQLALVGNITKDLVLKEHASGRVNTTFVLAINRSFKNANGEVATDFVLCSVWGRSAENLVRHCGKGSLVGVSGSIQTRNYEREDRSKVYVTEVVCNEIRFLSKSIKSQHAEMKTHSSTEPKRFEEAKSTETALPIF